The genomic DNA TGAATTTTTGCTTTCATCTCTTGATCTTCATGATATGCGAGAAAGTTTGGGACTTGGCCAGAAGGTTTTAAGGGTTAGTATTAATTTTAATGAAAATAATCCTATGGCAACAATTTCTGGAATACAGATGTTTCAAGCTTTAAAAGATTTGGCTCCAATCCTTCATACTGTTCCTAGTTATGAACAAATTGTTGCAGATGAATTTTTACCCAGAGTAGATTATTATTTGATATATTCAGGTATTGATAATGTAGAGAGAAAAATAAATATATCCGATGTCGTTTTGAATTATACAATTGAAGAACTTGATATTGATAGTGAATTGGAAAAAGCAGAGGCAAGTGAGAGAAAAAATGTTGTTCAATCTAATCTTTTATTTAAAGATAAAGTGCAACTTTCTAGTGAGGAGCTTTTAAGCTTAAAAGATCAAATTGGAAATGCTAAATTATTTGAAGTGAAATTGAATTTTAATAGGGAAAATCCTATGGCAACAATTTCTGGAATACAGATGATGCAAGCATTAAAAAGCTTAGGAGAGGTTTATAAGTCTATTCCTGATAATGTTGATTTATTGTCAGATAAATTTTTTGATGTCGTTATATACTATTTAATAGCAGATACTTCATCAGATAGCATTGCTAGAAAGGTAGATTTATCGGATGTTGTTGTTAGTTTTGAGATTAAAGAGGTTGATTTAGAGAATGTTAAGGATTTCAGTATTTTAAATACTGAAATTGATAATGATGCGTCTGTTAAACAATCTAAGAAGGGTTCGCCTTTAAATGTTAATTTAATTAGAATTGATAGTAAAAGGATAGATTCTATATTAAATCTTGTAAGTGAAGCTGTTATAAATAAATCAGCTTATAATCAAATAAATTCTGATATGACATCTTTGCTTTATAGTTTTAATTATTTTTATGATTATCAAGAAAGTTTTCAAAGGAATTTTTTAATAGATTTGAAAGTAGTTTTTAAAGATATGGGATTGGAATTAGAAAATGCTGTTGAAACTCAAATAAAAAATTTAATGAATCATAAAATTGAGAGAACTTTACATGATATGGGGGAATTAAGGGATTCTTTTCTAAAAATTCTTCAAGATTCAAAATTTGCTTCTAGTAGACTTTCAAGAATAATTACTGATTTACATGAGAGTGTTTTAAGAACACGAATGTTGCCAGTTTCTGGTATTTTTTCGAGATTTACAAGAGTTGTAAGGGATTTATCAAAGAAATTGGGCAAGGTTGTAGAGCTTGATACTGAGGGGGGGGATACTGAGATTGATAAGTCTGTGATAGATGATCTTGTAGAGCCTTTGATGCATTGTGTTAGGAATTCTATGGATCATGGACTTGAAACTTCTGATGAGAGACTTAAGAAAGGTAAGGATAAAGTAGGTCATATACTTTTGCGTGCTAGAAATGAAGGCAATATAATATCAATAGATATTGCAGATGATGGTAGGGGGATAGACCCAAGTATTATTAGGCAAAAATCAATTGAAAAGGGAATAATTAAGAAAGATGAGGTTCTTTCCGAGAGTGAGGTTCTTAACTTGATTTTTTCTCCTGGATTTTCAACAGCTAGTCAGATTACAGATGTTTCTGGTAGGGGAGTAGGACTTGATGTTGTGAAGAAGAGTATTGAGAAGTTAAATGGAACTATTTTAATAGATTCAAAAATTGATGTTGGTACTACTTTTAAAATCAAGTTACCTTTGACACTGGTAATTGTTCAAGGTCTTCTTGTAAAATCAGGAAGTGAAATTTATGTTATTCCTTTAAATAGTGTCCTTGAAACACATAGAATTAGTGAGGAAAATATTAAACTGCTTGAAAATGAACATGAAGTGTATAATTTAAGGGAAGAAATTATATCTGTGCTTAGGCTTGATGAGCTTTTTAATATAGAGAGATATGAAGATTTATCTGAGAAGTTTTTAATAGTTATTAACGTTGACGATAAAAAAGCAGGAATAATCGTAGATTTTATTCTTGGAGAAGAAGATTTTGTTGTAAAACCTATTAAGGATAAATATGTTTCAAGCCCTGGAATAGTTGGAGCTACTACACTTGGAGATGGTAAAGTTGTTTTAATTATTGATGTGTTTAGGCTTTTTGAGCTAAAGGATATGAAGGGATAGGCTTTATGATAGACATAAAAGAGATTCATTTGGGAGATGATGAGTTAAATAGACAGGAGATTAGAGAGTCTAATTTTGTTAACTTGGATTTTAAAGTAGTATCTTTTAATATTGGTGATGACAATTATTTAATAGATATAATGAAAGTTAAAGAAATTAGAAAATCTAGTAATTTTACATATGTTCCAAATGCTAGGAGATATGTGGTTGGTCTTGATAATTTGAGAGGGGAAATAATATCTATTATTGATCTTAGAATAATGTTTAATTTAAAGACCAGTGAAAGGGAACTTGAAGATATTATGGTACTTAGAAATGAAGATTTATTGATTGGTATTATTGTTGACAAGGTCAATAATGTTTTTTCAATTGATTCTTCTCTAATACAAGATCCTCATCCTGTTTTATCTCAAGATGCACTTATAAAGTACATAAAGGGAGTAATTGAACATGAGAATAAATTGTATGTACTTCTTGATATAGACAAGGTTTTTAATTATGATGAGGAAGATGAGCGTTTACTAGAAGAGGAAATAAATGTTGATTCACCATTTGTAGAGGAAGATCTTGGTGAACTTAGTTCATCTTCTAATGATTCTTTAGATGATTTGAAGGTAATTAGAGATAATCTTTTTAAGTATTCTTTCAATGCATATTTGGTAAATGATGAGTTTTTAAGAGAAGTTGGGATAAAATTAAATATAACTAATATTAGTGATGAGTCTTATAATCTTTTTTTAAGTGAATTTTATTCAAAATCGTCAGGATGCTTATGGGATGATAGATATTTAAAAGAATTTCAGGACGAGGTTATTGAAAGGCATGTGAATAATATTGGTGGCGTTGGTTCTATTTTAAATGTTTTTGAGGTTGGATGTGGAGATGGAAAGGAGACAATATCTTTTGTGAATGCTTTATATGAATCTTATAAGAAAATGTTTAAGGTGATAGCTATTGATAATGATTTAACTAGAGTAATTGGTACTTCTAGTTTAGTTTTCTCAGAATCTGAAATTAATTTGAGCGAGATTTATAGAAAGAATTCCTTTGAACAGAGTCCGGGAATTTATAAATTTAAGGCAGAGATTATGAATAATATTTTGTTCGAATATTCAGATGCCATTTTGTCGGAGTTCCCTGATAATTTGGGAATTATTTTCTTAAGAGATGTTTTATGTTTTTTGAAGAATGATGAGCAAGTATTAATTTTAGATACGATTGCAAAAAAGACTGTTAGTGGGGCTCTTTTGATTTTGGGAGATAATGAGAAGCTTAAAGATAATGATATTTTTGTAAAAGATAGATCTGTAGAGCATTTTAACTTGTATAAAAAGATTTAAAGGAGAAACGAATGAGAATAGATTACATAGAGCCATTTTTGGATGCTGCTTCTTCAGTTTTAAGAGATATGTTGCTCGTTGAAGATATTAAAATGGGGAGTCCAGGACTTAAGTCAATCAATCAAAAAATAAAAGGAGTCTCTGTAATTGTAGGACTTGCAGGTTCTGTTGA from Borrelia turcica IST7 includes the following:
- a CDS encoding chemotaxis protein CheW, translating into MLDSENEELLEIFFEEAQNLVDTLEENIMSLEDDPNNAETIDEIFRAAHTFKGSSASVDMMELSEFTHVVEDVFDAIRDNKLKICNNLVDLLLNSLDVIKGMLDARLNGNIYSEDVSELKSKLMGFLGKSDQKTSIMALNDASDDEFLLSSLDLHDMRESLGLGQKVLRVSINFNENNPMATISGIQMFQALKDLAPILHTVPSYEQIVADEFLPRVDYYLIYSGIDNVERKINISDVVLNYTIEELDIDSELEKAEASERKNVVQSNLLFKDKVQLSSEELLSLKDQIGNAKLFEVKLNFNRENPMATISGIQMMQALKSLGEVYKSIPDNVDLLSDKFFDVVIYYLIADTSSDSIARKVDLSDVVVSFEIKEVDLENVKDFSILNTEIDNDASVKQSKKGSPLNVNLIRIDSKRIDSILNLVSEAVINKSAYNQINSDMTSLLYSFNYFYDYQESFQRNFLIDLKVVFKDMGLELENAVETQIKNLMNHKIERTLHDMGELRDSFLKILQDSKFASSRLSRIITDLHESVLRTRMLPVSGIFSRFTRVVRDLSKKLGKVVELDTEGGDTEIDKSVIDDLVEPLMHCVRNSMDHGLETSDERLKKGKDKVGHILLRARNEGNIISIDIADDGRGIDPSIIRQKSIEKGIIKKDEVLSESEVLNLIFSPGFSTASQITDVSGRGVGLDVVKKSIEKLNGTILIDSKIDVGTTFKIKLPLTLVIVQGLLVKSGSEIYVIPLNSVLETHRISEENIKLLENEHEVYNLREEIISVLRLDELFNIERYEDLSEKFLIVINVDDKKAGIIVDFILGEEDFVVKPIKDKYVSSPGIVGATTLGDGKVVLIIDVFRLFELKDMKG
- a CDS encoding CheR family methyltransferase, which translates into the protein MDIKEIHLGDDELNRQEIRESNFVNLDFKVVSFNIGDDNYLIDIMKVKEIRKSSNFTYVPNARRYVVGLDNLRGEIISIIDLRIMFNLKTSERELEDIMVLRNEDLLIGIIVDKVNNVFSIDSSLIQDPHPVLSQDALIKYIKGVIEHENKLYVLLDIDKVFNYDEEDERLLEEEINVDSPFVEEDLGELSSSSNDSLDDLKVIRDNLFKYSFNAYLVNDEFLREVGIKLNITNISDESYNLFLSEFYSKSSGCLWDDRYLKEFQDEVIERHVNNIGGVGSILNVFEVGCGDGKETISFVNALYESYKKMFKVIAIDNDLTRVIGTSSLVFSESEINLSEIYRKNSFEQSPGIYKFKAEIMNNILFEYSDAILSEFPDNLGIIFLRDVLCFLKNDEQVLILDTIAKKTVSGALLILGDNEKLKDNDIFVKDRSVEHFNLYKKI